From a region of the Primulina eburnea isolate SZY01 chromosome 7, ASM2296580v1, whole genome shotgun sequence genome:
- the LOC140835927 gene encoding transcription factor MYB117-like, whose amino-acid sequence MQQHQQTGGVSAVVSIEGHRELNTAGRCYFVMRNGCFELSDENPEADVLRSATTCTNFIRDRGNPSENFSKKPKTGKPKVCSRGHWKTSEDAKLRELVAMHGPQNWNLIAEKLQGRSGKSCRLRWYNQLNPKINRGAFSEEEEETLMEAQREYGNKWALISKLFPGRTDNAVKNHWHVVTARKYREFSKSSMKRKRSTPSALLMDEYSKSSVARTPSFVSRKHIDPGVQILESSHAIRPLSRFPGWEERRWPQLGEKIQNDISVSSSKIYFAQASLQVSDEYQETCRFQNSITATPLFIDFLGVGTS is encoded by the exons ATGCAGCAGCATCAGCAAACTGGTGGCGTATCCGCCGTCGTCTCGATCGAAGGCCATAGGGAGTTAAATACTGCAGGAAGATGCTACTTTGTTATGAGGAATGGATGCTTTGAACTCTCCGATGAAAACCCAGAAGCAGATGTGCTCAGAAGTGCAACAACTTGCACAAATTTCATTCGTGATCGAGGAAACCCTAGCGAAAATTTTAGCAAGAAACCCAAAACTGGGAAGCCAAAAGTATGTTCTAGAGGGCACTGGAAAACTTCAGAAGACGCCAAGCTGAGAGAACTTGTTGCCATGCATGGTCCTCAGAACTGGAACCTCATAGCCGAGAAACTACAAGGAAGATCAG GTAAAAGCTGTAGATTAAGATGGTATAATCAGCTTAACCCAAAGATCAACAGAGGAGCTTTCAGTGAAGAAGAAGAGGAAACACTAATGGAAGCTCAAAGAGAATATGGAAACAAATGGGCCCTGATTTCCAAGCTTTTTCCAGGCAGAACAGATAACGCGGTGAAGAATCACTGGCATGTTGTAACGGCTCGGAAATATAGAGAGTTTTCAAAATCTAGCATGAAAAGAAAACGGAGTACGCCGTCTGCACTATTGATGGATGAATACTCAAAATCTAGTGTTGCACGGACTCCTAGCTTCGTTTCCAGAAAGCATATCGATCCCGGAGTACAGATATTGGAGTCAAGTCATGCCATTCGTCCGCTTTCCAGGTTTCCTG GCTGGGAGGAAAGGCGATGGCCACAGCTCGGAGAAAAGATACAGAACGATATTTCTGTTTCATCAtctaaaatatattttgctCAGGCATCACTGCAGGTTTCAGATGAGTACCAGGAAACATGCCGTTTTCAGAACAGTATTACGGCGACGCCTCTCTTTATAGATTTTCttggagttggaacctcataa